The DNA region atataacaaataatataaaaaatattttagaataattatacctaagggcatttaaataaaatactttactaatattcttttattatctataaccaaacacaataattatttataactaccaaatttgatcaaacatagtaatcatttatatccagtaatcttccAAGTAATCTATCTCTAAGGTAAttcttcaattttgataataaaacattacccaaaccaaacgccccctaagtaCAAGAACAAATTGCTATGTCAATGGGAAAAACCTGAATACTTGCAGGGCCCCACTCGATAAAATTAACAAGCTTTCTTTCACGAATCCTCTGCAAACTTTCATGTACCTGGAAAAAAGAGTAGGCAACGCCATCCGATCAAAAGTGATCTGATGGTTAACATAAATTTCCATAAACATAGCTAAACTGAATTCCAGTAATCTAAATGCATTGTGACAAGTAAGCAGTGAATGCAAGTTTCATTGAAGTGCATCAATaccaatataaataatttgctTTACAATAAGTCACAACACTGATGTAGTTGGCTTCGTAAACAACcacaaacaatattttattttaggtgcATGACATACAAGAGAGATATAACCAAAACCTCCAAAGAgtacacattttattttaaaaccctaaactgCCATAAAGCTCAATTTCTACAAAAGTTAGTACGATTTCATGAAATTTGCATAGATATTTTACCTGAGTAGGATCAACCTCTCCTTGAATGATATTCAATATTGAAATGTACTTTGCCTGGCTGGCTTCTTTTGTTCGAGCATAAGAAGAAACCATAATATTTTTTGTCTGGAAAGAGAAGAGTCAGACAAATGCCTAACTGTACTTCATTGAATTAACAGCAAGCAAAGCTTCTCACCTGCAGAAGTCTTCTCATAACATCTAGAACAGTAGTTTTACGGATCACATTAGCCTGCCAAGAAGAGATACACTCACATAAGAATTGCAGCAGAAGCTCCTCCCATTATAAGAGTGCAAATTGcctaaaataatttcttaaagaATATGAGACACCAAAAATGAAGCATATGATATGAATCAAACCTATAATTACATTAGAGGAATTCTTAATATATTCCAACTAGATCTCACTGGATAATTGACTGCTGGGATTCAGAATGAaagttcataaaataaaaatacaaacatgcATAGGACATGTTTTCTGCTCCTAATTTGTAAACTCATACAATGTTAACTTCAAATTGCATAAAAAAACCAGTCAGAGACACTAGTCAAGTTCTGAATGCAAAAATAAGTGCTTACTGAAACTTTTTCTATACTCCGCATAACACtaatataagattttgaatATAGTATTCAGTAGAGAAGACACAGAGCTGAACAACGGCAAGTTTGAAAGTTACCTGGCGCTCCACAGTGAGTGGTGTGTAACCTGTCATAAGAAAATGGCATCTTGGTGTTGGAATTAAAGAGGCAAGAAGGCCAACCAAATCATTGTTCATGTATCCTGGATAGCGCAAAGTGGTTGTACTTGCAGACATTACAGTAGAAACTAAAGAATTAGTTTGAGCAAATGTGGGGTTTTGTAGATGTAGGCGGTCCACAGCAATTCTATTCAGTGCAGTGTTGTCAAGAACAACGACACAATCAGCATTTAGGGTTAGTCGCTTCAATGTCAAAAGTGAGTTATAGGGCTGGACCACCACATCACTTGTCTCCATCTGATTGGGAAACACACTGTATGTCTGAACCAGTTTTTTGCTATAGCGATCATTTAGTGTCTCCAACAGATATGAACCCATACCTTcaacatataataatagataCTCAAGAAGTACACATGAAAAGAGTGCAAATGTCATCATGTAGAAACAGCAATTCCCATGCAGTCCATTGTTCAATCCATTTTAACCTTTATGTGCTTACTGACAACATGTTAGTTCATCTATTGGCTTAAAAAATATTCTCAGAAATTGAGTGGTTAAGAAATGCACACGAAGATAacagaaatttataattttaatatacagGAGAATGCGATGAGAAGTAAAGAAACCTGAGCCTGTTCCTCCAGCAATTGAATGACATAGAACAAATCCCTCAAGACTATCACTTCCATCAGCTTCTCTATCAATCATGTCCATAATATCCTCTTCAACACCTTTCCCCTGGCCAGAAAGTTTTTAACCCAAACAGATTAAGTACTGCCTTAAACTTCGAGAGATTTCAGATAAAGTATTACTCACTTTCTACAATTGGCAGAAAAGATAAAATCTTAATGTGCTATCCAGGAACAAATTATGTACTCCCCACTTAATTATGGAAATGATTTGTCTGATTGGATGAAGCATCGAGTGTAATTTACCCAAATCATCACAATCTAAAATGTCAGCTTCGTAATACTTCTTTAAAGTAGGTCACTATGTTAGAATGAAATGGGGTACAAAAATGAATTATAGATGGTCAGCTTGAAGCCACTAGTTTATCCACTTATAACTGTTTAATACAAGATATTTATGGCTGTGAACATGCACACAGCGTGACAATTGTACCTGACAACTTCCGATAATTATCAATAAGTGATAGCAAATCTACCCACGAAGTAAGCTAAGATAACTtccatgaaaattttaaaaacttccCTTATCGAAGCACATACAAAAGAGTTATATGCCCCGATTTATGTTAATGTAAAACCAGAAAAAAaggttttgaaataatttaCAACTGGAATCAGATTAATTTTGAGTAAACAATGTTAAAGTAGAAGTCTAAATAAAGAGTAATGGAAGATGCAACacaatgtcaaaaataaaacttgagtTAATAAGGTATGGGAATTTTGAGTAGTAAACCTGATGATATCCACTGGCCCAATTATTTCCAGCACCCCCACCATGATCAGAAACAAATATGTTCTCATGATTGTATAGATTTCTATATTCACTGTTTTGAATTCCATTTATCACTCTGGGTTCCAAATCTATTAGTAAGGCTCGAGGTATGTAATGTTGATCATCAGCTTGATAGAAAAAGACATCTTTCCTGTCACCTCCCTGGAGCACCCATAATgatcaaataattataagagCCTGtattcatcaaaattaaagtacAAGCAGTAAATACTGACAATGTATTAGCTATAGTTGACCACTATAACTCCAATGGTAGTATTCAAGAAAACCCAACACTCAACTTTGTCAAGAACATAACATCAGAATGAATTACATATTGATCCCAAAAACTAGGAGTTGAGTACCACTCGTATTCCTTTCATATGTTATCCTATTCTATGAATTTCAAAATCCTTTCCTAACCACTAAGACATGCTTCGAactcacccaaaaaaaaaaaaaaaaaaaagaatcaaagtaGTCATTCATAACAGAAACCTAAAACATTACCCTTAAGATAAACTTTTAGAAGGAAATTTATAACACGTTCATTAGGACAACTACAACAGTCTCAGTAGTCACTAAAATTCTAGTAAAACCCTAGCCAGAACAAGTATAATCACAGTTTCACATGGTATCACTAAACAAAGCAATTCACCAAAAGAAAATTTCGTCAGATGGTGACGCTACAATCAAACAAAACTTGCTGATATGAAAGGAAAAAACGAACAACAGATCATAAATCTTCAAAATCctataaaaatgttgaaagaaatgcagaaattgattgaaaagaaagtgaaagacCTGAGTAGCAAAGTCCTCAAGAATGCCTTCTTTGCTGATGCCGTGCTCGAGGCATAGTTGTTTCCAGAATTCCATCCCGATCTGGTTCCCGCATTGTCCCACTTGAAGAGTGATAATTTCTCTAGGCATTATGTTTCTTCTTCAAACGGATACTAGGGTTCGggataaatgttgaaaagaaatGAGTCCGCTGTGGCACAGAGggtttttgaaaagaaaataagagacggaaaaaggaaaataagtgGAGTAGTGAATCCCGGAAATTATGGTGAAGATGAATAATCCTTTTTATACTGTGAGAGCTCACCATCAGCTTGTTTGTGCCTGCTGACTTTAACAGTAGCTTGCCGGTACATGCTAACATGCGCCCTCTGTTTCGCATTTTCATTTAGGCCaatggactatttcccacccatttacCCACGGGCCGTTAAACTGAGGGCGCATGTTTGGGAATTCATCgtaaatgggtttttcaaaagttaacagGAGAAATTTTAAGACTTCatcatagtttgggtgggatatagtcctttggccttttcattttctttaactcTGAGCTAACTGGGCCTTGGCGGGGCTTgcaatatattgaaaaaattttgaggCCGTTTTTGGCCCATTTTATAGGCCCAAGTGTTTTAAAGGTTAACGTTACTCCCTTTACTGCATCATCTAACCcctaaataattcaataaaactatgtgtacctattttgggtatacaaatgtgtacatatttatatatgtcatcatgtgattggatgattttaaattaagaataaaacaataaccaatcatatgatgacacatatgagtgtgtatacatttgtgtacccaaaataggtacacatagtattgctctaaataattaatgtaattttttgtaAGCCAAAACTTAGCTGCGATCTCAAAATCACATTTATGGGTTTTAAAAAATCTGAAGTCTTATCTTTTGATCAAttaggattaaatttttttgttaaaagtagcaataaaattgttattttactaataatattaaaaaaatataaatttattatatttttttctcttaagttttaaaaactaaatttcaccccttaaagttttttaactttaagaagttatattttttctttcaaaactttaaaatttttttctttccctcCGACCACTTTCTCCTACAATTTAAAAAGAACGATGACAAAGTCTCTTCGTCAACGAAGGGATTCCATATCTCTTCCTCGACAAAGAGATCTGGGTTTTAAATCTCTTCGTCGACAAAGAGATCTAAAATCTCTTCGCCCAAATCTCATCAAATCTCTTCATCTCCGACGAAGAGATCTGTTTcagatttgtttatatacaacGACCAACGGTTTAGGGTGGAGAAGACAGGTCGTTGGAAATGGACATGGTAGCAGgagaggtgaaaaaaaattttaaggaaaaatatggcttttcaaagttagaaaactatAGGTAGAAgagatgttagtttttaaaagttacgagaaaaaagataatgaattttatatttttaaatattattaataaaaataacgattttacccttgtctttAACAAAGAATTTTAACGACAATTATGTTATCGGTGagagtttggattttttaaatctcatgaatatgattttaaaattacacctaaacttgggtgggaatagtcctttggccttttttgtattataatctCATGCAAACTCTTTTCATAGTTAGAAGTTGATACATTTAATGTAAAAATTGAGTGTGCACTGCAATTCCCCTTAAACTTGAGCCTTTCTTGTCATGTTAAGCTTCCTCTTGTCTAGAACATTTTGACAGATTGGGAGGCCATACTGTTGAAGCGAATGATCAAGCTGCCATTCGGCCATGGTCTGGTACTCAGCAATGGTGCATCTATCCAGGGTAGTGAAGTAGCATCTGGAAGTTGTTGATGGTGTCGCTGTACTTTGAGCTTGAATGTTGCCACTGAGCAATTGCTCTGTCAGCCTTTTGGGTCTagaaattaattgaaaagaaGTCCTCGTATTTCAATTTGTGGAAATGAgctgaaattttagaaatattcaTAGCTTATCAATTGCTCATAAATGGCTTCATTGGCCATTCCTACGAATTCGAAGTACTGTTAATGCATTTGCCATTTCAGTTTTAATCTACAGCCACTAATCAGCATGAAACGACGACGTTTCTTCCatcgaattttaatttatttatttcaattaacattaagaataaaaattaagtgaaattgcgtgtaattataatttattatttagatataacATGATTATAATTAATCTGGAACTTCGAAACTGGCGGCAACCCTTTTACATAGAACCGCACGAAACCTGATTCAGATTCAGACATTTTctgaacaagaaaaaaaaaatcgcgACAAAATTCCCAGTTTTTGAATCTCTGAACAATCAGACCATTTTCgtaacaaaattttttctaaaaaatttccCAATATTTGAATCGTTCACCTTTACGTTCAATTATCTTATGaataatgtatatttttctaaaGCAAACGACGAATTCAATCCCCAGTCACCATGGTGACGGAGATTCTAGAGAATTTTCAGAGGTGATAGGCAATTTGTATACTTAGGTGGGACATTTCTGAAACCTAGAATCGTTTGATATCTCTGGCCTTTCTTGGTTTGAAAGGACACCGATTTGATTTATGCTGATTCCTGAATAACAGAAGAACTACATTGGAAACAAGTAACTTTTTTTCTTCCAATTCTATTTCCCATTTGAACGGAGTTTGATCTGGAATGGAGCAATTTGGGCAGATCGGAGAGGTGCTGGGAAGTTTAAAGGCTCTAATGGTTTTTAAAGACAATATTCAAATCAATCAGAGGCAATGCTGTTTGTTGGTAGATATATTCAGTTTTGCTTATGATTCAATAGCGGAAGAGATGAGACAGAACCTGAGATTTGAAGAGAGGCACTTGAAATGGAAAGTTTTGGAACATCCCTTGAAAGAGTTACGAAGGATATTCAGAGAAGCAGAAATTTATATCAAACAGTGCCTGGAAATTAAGGATTGGTGGGCTCAAGCTATTATTCTCTATCAGAACACAGATTGCATTGAGTTCTACATCCACAACTTACTTGGCTGCATTCCAATTGTAATTGAAGCAATTGAACTTGCAGGTGAAATCTCCGGATGGGATCATGATGAAATGCAAAAGAAAAGATATCTACTCTCCAACAAATACAGAAAAGAATGGGAAGACCCAAAACTATTCCAATGGAAATTCGCAAAGCAGTACCTTATTACTCCAGATTTTTGTAATAGGATTGACAGAGTTTGGAAAGAAGATAGGTGGATCCTTCTCAGCAAAATccaggaaaagaaaatttcaggTAATACTACAAAGCAGGGGCGTCAGCTCTTAGACCTTCTTTTAAAAAACATAGATGGATCAGAGCCTGGGAAACTTTTACCATGTAAAATCCTAGTTAAATCCAGGGACTACCAGGTGAGGCGGCGGTTAGGGGGTGGGAGCCAATACAAGGAGATCCTATGGTTGGGTGAAAGTTTTGCCTTAAGACACTTTTTTGGGGACATTGCAGCCCTAGCTCCTGAGATTTCGTCCCTGTTATCTCTTTCACACCCAAATATCTCGCACTTCCTCTGTGGGTTTACTgatgaggagaagaaagaatgTTACTTGGTTAAGGAACTGATGACTAGAGACATTCAGAGCTATATCAGAGAGATATGTGGCCCAAGAAGAAGAATTCCATTTTCTCTTCCTGTTGCTGTTGATCTTATGCTTCAAATTGCTAGAGGAATGGAGTACCTCCactctaaaaaaatataccatGGTGATTTAAATCCTTCCAACATTCTTGTTAAATCTAGAGGCAGCAGCTCAGATGGGTACCTGCATTGCAAGGTTTCAGGATTTGGCCTAACTTCCGTGAAAAAATTCACAACGAAAAGTTCTTCAACTCAGAATGGACCACTACCATTCATATGGTATGCTCCGGAAGTTCTAGAAGAACAAGAACAAACAGGAAGTACTGGGAATCTAAAGTACACAGAAAAATCTGATGTTTACAGTTTTTCAATGGTGTCCTTTGAGCTTCTGACTGGGAAATATCCATTTGAAGATGCCCATTTACAAGGAGACAAAATGAGCCGAAACATCAGAGCAGGAGAGAGGCCTTTGTTCCCATTCCACTCGCCAAAATATGTCACAAACCTGACTAGGAGATGCTGGCAAGCTGAGCCAAGCCAGAGACCCACCTTCTCTTCTATTTGTAGGATTCTTCGTTACATAAAACGGTTCCTTGTGACGAACCCAGATTACAATAGCCAACAATTCCCACCAATGCCACTAGTCGATTACTTTGAGCTTGAGATGAGACTTTTGAGCAGCAAATTCCCTTCTTGGGAAACACACAATCCTTTACCAATAACAGAAATTCCATTTCAGATGTTTGCATATAAAGTTGAGGAAAAAGATAAAGCATTCGCAACTCCTAGAGATACATCAGAATCAGGAAGTGATAAAGCTTCGATTAGTGGTGATGAAAATGTGATTACAATTGAAGAACCATTTCCACATCTAACAGAAAGGAAGTTCTTACCTTTGCCTGAAGCTATGAACAAGAAACTCCCATTGTCAAGAAGATATTCAGAAGTGAGAGGGAATAAACCAGGTTAGCTCCAACCTTCTTAATCATCTGTCATccatttccttctttttttgaaataattagaGATAGCATAATAAATTCTGTGGATTTGGTTTCACAGAGACATCGAAGAAAGATCGATTAGCGAGACCTCCACAATTGACTCCTCGTGCACGCCCTTTAAGAATGAATTCCGAGAGTCAGCTAATGGTGAGGAGTCTAACGCTGCCACGATTACGTTCTGGTCATATGTCAGATTCTGAGCTCTCCTAGAAACTGTAGTCTCAGGATATTTCAAGCGGATATGCGAATCAGTTATTAGCATTCTTCTAGCCAAACCATATCTGGAGTGGGCACTTTGTTGGGTCGAATTCTTGTGGCAGCCAGTTTGGTACAGCAGGAATATTTTCGCTGCCCTAATGAATCTTTGAACCTGTAAACCTGGTTGTTTATGCTGAACAACCATTCTCTTTTCtgtatcattaaaaaatttcagcTATATATTGTCAAAGAAAAGAATTCAAAGCATGAAAATCATTTATCAAATTAGCAGAAGTAAATTTCTTTTCAAGATCAGCTGAAGGGGCTATGCAATGACATATATACTAGAAACTCCACTCTGTTGAGGTCACGGTTAGAGTAagtgttattttgtattatgtaTAACATGGTGAATTGTAATAAGAGAATCAATGCATGTCATATAGCTATTTCAACTGCAACACGTCTGCAACAGATCTGCACACAAATCTGTATATAAACATACTATGTTGTAAAATGTATAAACTTTTATCAACTTCATAGCTCTCAAACACATTTTCATCTCTCTTAAGGGATTCTAGCATACTCCTAGTGCTCTCCATTGCCTTTTGCACTTGTGTGCCTCATGTGGATCACTTCGATACTATCCTATCTTGGATGAGGGTGCGATATTTTCACCTATTTCCATCAATGATGAAGTAGCCTCCAAACATGTGAGTTAGTTACTCAAACACCCTATATTGTGGtttaaaattatgcataatatATCTCCTAATCTGATTCATGGATAAATATCATCGCATTTATGGTATTTTGAGTCCATTATTAATACCAACATCTTTGAACCTGTATACCAAGTAATTTCTGCAAAACAACCTTTCCATTCTCtgtttcattcaaaattttcagttatatattgttaaagaaaagaattcaaagcataaaaaacattaaacaaatcagtggaagaaattttcttttcaagatCAGCTAAAGGAGATATGCAATGACATATATTCTATAAACTCCATTTTATTGGGGTCTACAAACCTAACTTACTATCAGTGGCACTACAGAAGCAGCATAAACAAGATCAACAGGTCACCTTATTAAGAAGCTAGGTAACATATCATAGGGGAACTCTGCATTATCAGTAGCAGAAAGGAGTTATATAGAGCAAAAACCAACTTGATTATACAagtaattacaaattttcatcaatttcaagAAAAGTTCCCTCtgggaaaaaatgaatttactCCCTTGataattgaaaagactgcaTACCCCCCCGCCAAGAGAAAGCACAATTTTGAGGAGcaatcacttaaaaatttaagttcaagaatttatttttcttttctgtatttagttttaaaaaaataaatttcatagtCCATTACCTAGATATTTTGCCCAGCTAAAGCATGGTGTTGGCAGAGGAGATATTGAGAT from Mangifera indica cultivar Alphonso chromosome 8, CATAS_Mindica_2.1, whole genome shotgun sequence includes:
- the LOC123223770 gene encoding tubulin gamma-1 chain-like produces the protein MPREIITLQVGQCGNQIGMEFWKQLCLEHGISKEGILEDFATQGGDRKDVFFYQADDQHYIPRALLIDLEPRVINGIQNSEYRNLYNHENIFVSDHGGGAGNNWASGYHQGKGVEEDIMDMIDREADGSDSLEGFVLCHSIAGGTGSGMGSYLLETLNDRYSKKLVQTYSVFPNQMETSDVVVQPYNSLLTLKRLTLNADCVVVLDNTALNRIAVDRLHLQNPTFAQTNSLVSTVMSASTTTLRYPGYMNNDLVGLLASLIPTPRCHFLMTGYTPLTVERQANVIRKTTVLDVMRRLLQTKNIMVSSYARTKEASQAKYISILNIIQGEVDPTQVHESLQRIRERKLVNFIEWGPASIQVALSRKSPYVQTAHRVSGLMLASHTSIRHLFSKCLSQYEKLRKKQAFLDNYRKFPMFADNDLSEFDESRDIIESLVDEYKACESPDYIKWGMEDPDHVLTGEGNATGTVDPKLAV
- the LOC123223202 gene encoding uncharacterized protein LOC123223202, which produces MEQFGQIGEVLGSLKALMVFKDNIQINQRQCCLLVDIFSFAYDSIAEEMRQNLRFEERHLKWKVLEHPLKELRRIFREAEIYIKQCLEIKDWWAQAIILYQNTDCIEFYIHNLLGCIPIVIEAIELAGEISGWDHDEMQKKRYLLSNKYRKEWEDPKLFQWKFAKQYLITPDFCNRIDRVWKEDRWILLSKIQEKKISGNTTKQGRQLLDLLLKNIDGSEPGKLLPCKILVKSRDYQVRRRLGGGSQYKEILWLGESFALRHFFGDIAALAPEISSLLSLSHPNISHFLCGFTDEEKKECYLVKELMTRDIQSYIREICGPRRRIPFSLPVAVDLMLQIARGMEYLHSKKIYHGDLNPSNILVKSRGSSSDGYLHCKVSGFGLTSVKKFTTKSSSTQNGPLPFIWYAPEVLEEQEQTGSTGNLKYTEKSDVYSFSMVSFELLTGKYPFEDAHLQGDKMSRNIRAGERPLFPFHSPKYVTNLTRRCWQAEPSQRPTFSSICRILRYIKRFLVTNPDYNSQQFPPMPLVDYFELEMRLLSSKFPSWETHNPLPITEIPFQMFAYKVEEKDKAFATPRDTSESGSDKASISGDENVITIEEPFPHLTERKFLPLPEAMNKKLPLSRRYSEVRGNKPETSKKDRLARPPQLTPRARPLRMNSESQLMVRSLTLPRLRSGHMSDSELS